Sequence from the Methanosarcina siciliae T4/M genome:
ATGCCGCAAAATACCATTCCTGTTTCTACGGCCCATTCAGGGAAGCTGCCGAATCGGGATACTCCTTCGGAGACCGTTCGACCTACCAGATGGACCCTGCAAACAGCGACGAAGCGCTCAGGGAAGTAACCCTTGACGTGGCAGAAGGTGCGGATATCCTGATGGTAAAGCCTGCTCTCCCCTACCTGGATATCGTATACAGAGTCAAGACCGAGTTCGATATGCCAACAGCCGCATACAATGTGAGCGGAGAGTATTCCATGGTCAAAGCAGCTGCAGCCAATGGGTGGCTTGACGAGAAAAAAGCCATTTACGAGTCCCTTATCTCGATCAAGAGGGCAGGGGCGGACTTCATTATAACTTACTTTGCAAAGGATGCTGCCCGGATGCTGAGGTAAGGGCTTCTTTCCAGGCATTCACTTTTTCAGGAGCTTAGATCAGGGCTTCCTTTCCGGCTCCTTTTTGTATTTTATTTTTAAGCCTGCCTGTTAATTGCCTGTTAATTTTACCTGTTATGCTGTCCTTAAGGAGCGCTTTCATCAATAACTGCTTAATAGGTGAAGTCTCTGTTGTTATAGAGATGACGGAGCATAGATACAGATAAGTGGAGTATAGATAAAGATAAGTAGAGTATATGATGGAGCATTAACTTGATCCAGAAGCTCGAAAATGAAAATCTGCTTTACTTTAATTTGCTCTGGTTTGCCTTGATTTGATCTACTTAATCTACTCAATTGACTAAGTTAACTCGGTTTACTCAATTACCCTAATTTACTTAGTTTGCCCAAATTAACCTGTTTACAGTCCTTTATCGAATATTTAAGTCCATCCGGTGAGATTCCCATGACATTTGAGGTAACACTTGATAAGTCCAGACAGATGTATGAGAAAGCAAAGACCCTAATTCCGGGCGGGGTTAGCAGTCCGGTGCGCGCAATCAAACCCTATCCTTTCTATACAGCGTCAGCTGACGGTTCGAAGATAAGGGACCTTGACGGAAACGAGTACATTGACTACTGCCTTGCCTACGGGCCTGCTGTCCTCGGGCACAACCACCCGGTGATAAAGGCAGCAATCAAAGAGCAGCTTGATAAGGGCTGGCTCTATGGGACTCCTACCGAGCTTGAGGTGACCCTCGCAGAAAAGGTCGCAGGTTATTATCCTAGCATTGATATGCTCCGGTTCGTTTCTACAGGCACGGAAGCCACTATGAGCGCTCTCCGCCTTGCCCGCGGCTTTACACGCAAAAACAAGTTTATCAAGATCGAAGGTGGGTTTCACGGGGCCCATGATGCGGTGCTCGTAAAGGCAGGTTCCGGAGCCACAACCCTCGGAGAGCCAGATTCCCCGGGAATCCCAGCCGATTTCACCAAATATACGCTGCAGGCTCCGTATAACGATATCGAAACAATGACCACAATTGTGGAAAAGAACAGGGATGACCTTGCAGCATTGATCATAGAACCCGTGCTTGGGAATATCGGGCCTATCCTCCCGCTTCCCGGATACCTGAAAGAAATCCGAAAACTCACAAAGGAGAATGATGTCCTGCTCATTTTCGATGAGGTTATTACCGGGTTCAGGCTTGCAATGGGCGGGGCGCAGGAATTCTTCGGGGTCGTGCCTGACATGACCACCCTCGGAAAGATTGTAGGTGGAGGCCTGCCCATCGGAGTCTTCGGAGGCCGCCGGGAAATTATGGAAATGATCGCTCCTTCCGGAGCTGTCTATCAGGCAGGGACCTTCAGCGGAAGCCCCTGTTCGGTGGCTGCGGGAATTGCCATGCTTGATTACCTGAAAAAGGAAGATATTCACGCAAAGCTGAATTCCACCGGGGATTACATGCGTACCATGCTCTCGGAAATCGTTGAGGACGAAGGGCTTGACTATACGGTATGCGGCATTGCTTCCATGTTCAAGATCTTCTTCGGGACCGAGCCCCATAATTACCAGGAAGCCCTGAAATGTGACAAAGAAGGTTACCTGGCTTTCTTCCACAGGATGCTTGCAAGCGGGGTTTTCCTGCCTCCCTCCCAGTTTGAGACCAACTTCATATCTGCAGCCCACAGCGAAGAAGACATTGAAAAGACCCTTGAGGCTTATATGGAAAATCTCTGAGGGCTTAGATCTGAGAACTTATGCCTCTCAGGATTTATCTTTGAAAACGTTTGAGGATTCTACATGATAATAGGTACCCGGGGCAGCCAGCTTGCGCTTGCCCAGACCGAAAATGTTGCACGCCTGCTTAAAGAGAGGGGCGTTGAAACCAGCATCCAGATCATAAAAACCAGCGGGGACCGGTTTACTGACCGCCCTCTGCATGCCGTATCCGGAGGAGTCGGGGCATTTGTCCGGGAACTGGACGATGTCATGCTTGCAGGAGAAATCGATATCGCTGTCCATTCGATGAAGGATATGCCCACAATCCGCCCCGAAGGGCTCCCGACGGTTGCAGTTCTGAAGCGGGACACCCCCTTTGATATCCTGCTCACTTATGACGGGACAACTCTTGACGAACTGCCCGAACAGGCTATCATAGGTACCAGTTCCCTGAGAAGGACTGCCCAGATCCGGCGCTACAGGCCAGACCTTATTACTCAGGAACTCAGGGGCAATATCGACACCAGGCTCAGGAAGCTCAAAGAAGGGAAGTATGATGGGATCCTGCTCGCAAAAGCCGGGCTTGAGCGCATGGGCTGGGAAATCGAAGGGGAAATCCTTTCCCCTGACTTTTTCTGCCCTTCTCCGAACCAGGGCACGGTTGCAGTGGTTACAAGGGCAGATCCTGAGATTGAAGCTGCGGTTTCCGGACTTGACCATACCGAGAGCCGAATTGTTACCGAAATCGAGCGCATCCTAATTTCCGAACTTGGAGGAGGCTGTACGACTCCGATTGGTTCTTACGCTGAGCTTACCCCCGATAAACAAGAAATCCATGTCCGGGCTGAAGTCCTTTCTCTTGATGGCAGGGAAGATGTCCGGATTGATGAGTTTATCCCTATGGTCGGGGGGATTGAGCAAGCCAGGGAACTCGGGCACAGGCTTGT
This genomic interval carries:
- the hemL gene encoding glutamate-1-semialdehyde 2,1-aminomutase, whose translation is MTFEVTLDKSRQMYEKAKTLIPGGVSSPVRAIKPYPFYTASADGSKIRDLDGNEYIDYCLAYGPAVLGHNHPVIKAAIKEQLDKGWLYGTPTELEVTLAEKVAGYYPSIDMLRFVSTGTEATMSALRLARGFTRKNKFIKIEGGFHGAHDAVLVKAGSGATTLGEPDSPGIPADFTKYTLQAPYNDIETMTTIVEKNRDDLAALIIEPVLGNIGPILPLPGYLKEIRKLTKENDVLLIFDEVITGFRLAMGGAQEFFGVVPDMTTLGKIVGGGLPIGVFGGRREIMEMIAPSGAVYQAGTFSGSPCSVAAGIAMLDYLKKEDIHAKLNSTGDYMRTMLSEIVEDEGLDYTVCGIASMFKIFFGTEPHNYQEALKCDKEGYLAFFHRMLASGVFLPPSQFETNFISAAHSEEDIEKTLEAYMENL
- the hemC gene encoding hydroxymethylbilane synthase, which codes for MIIGTRGSQLALAQTENVARLLKERGVETSIQIIKTSGDRFTDRPLHAVSGGVGAFVRELDDVMLAGEIDIAVHSMKDMPTIRPEGLPTVAVLKRDTPFDILLTYDGTTLDELPEQAIIGTSSLRRTAQIRRYRPDLITQELRGNIDTRLRKLKEGKYDGILLAKAGLERMGWEIEGEILSPDFFCPSPNQGTVAVVTRADPEIEAAVSGLDHTESRIVTEIERILISELGGGCTTPIGSYAELTPDKQEIHVRAEVLSLDGREDVRIDEFIPMVGGIEQARELGHRLVDMGGKRLAEEALLQISRNECSTENSSDY